The following proteins come from a genomic window of Flavobacteriaceae bacterium MAR_2010_188:
- a CDS encoding Two component regulator propeller: MNHINTKSVLLLVLGLAILSQTASWAQLGSKNFSQFTEDDGIPGSQVNSLLVDKFGYIWVGTINGLARYNGYEFKRYISDPNDSTAIKGLVVQALFEDSKGQIWVGSGPEHLNVYSPVSKSYRHYEYKHLVDKPVNVETVIESIIEDDKGRIYFGINTNYGEEIKNGLLYMDTEDESIKRFEMPGGKPINNVYQITKDPEGCIWLLSYDGMFKLDKEGKIYKIGSLGETFGKNDEYPSDIQFKKNGHAWIVSTSSSLYDFNPVDSTLKKIFTPKKALNNSIFNSLVLDSLENVWFTTNNGLARYEEGKKSFEFFTNETGQSPITILKFDGFGSLWLGTAADGLFKYDKRAVFQSYSYDRSNISGSLTAGWVNNIIETKDKKIWITTSGSTQDAGLTVFDQKTNILQPLPYTSFFPNFYEISAIKENAQNELLMTSPFRGVFKFDTKRKTLKKFETPGMDSNLHITQFYQDSNGNEWICSYKGLYKKALGKEAYINYDLSKISDSNASSNEITRCFESARHGLWLLTNNGLFLYNYKTDTIERHGYDIDSGDIFLSQDINSFYEQPDGITWVGTWQGGLSRYDRYTKKIRTFTHNNGLPSMSIQGILSDDKNKSLWLSTFDGLSRFDIEAEQFSNYSTADGIQGQLFADGAYLKTSEGEFIFGGSNGITLFKPENIKKNSPPPKVFLTDLKLFNKSIIPGERSILKKPIYDTDEILLAYDQNNIAIEFTILHYANPTKNKFSYKLENYDNEWREGSSRQDAYYPDLGPGTYVFRVKGANNNGVWNEKGAVLSITVSPPCWLTKWAYFAYVLIFIGGVFAANRFFRHRVIVSERKKSQVRELEQAKEIEKAYHKLEQSHKTLKATQSQLIQSEKMASLGELTAGIAHEIQNPLNFVNNFSEVSSELVQEIKESRTKSQALRQSSGAEARSKEDELEDEILDDIKQNLEKINHHGKRADAIVKGMLAHSRSSSGEKVPTDLNALAEEYLRLSYHGLRAKDKSFNADFSTDFDPSLSKIHIVPQEIGRALLNLINNAFQAVSEVKNPKVIVATKQLGNVVQITVSDNGPGIPNTIKDKIFQPFFTTKPTGQGTGLGLSLSYDIVRAHGGELNVSTIEGEGSEFSILIPVK; encoded by the coding sequence ATGAACCATATAAATACAAAGTCTGTTCTCCTTTTGGTATTGGGTCTGGCCATATTGTCACAAACAGCATCCTGGGCGCAGCTTGGTTCCAAAAACTTTAGCCAATTCACGGAAGATGATGGTATCCCCGGCTCGCAAGTGAATAGTCTTTTGGTAGATAAATTTGGATACATCTGGGTGGGAACGATCAACGGACTGGCCCGGTACAATGGATACGAATTTAAGCGGTATATCAGTGACCCCAACGACTCAACCGCAATAAAAGGATTGGTTGTACAAGCTCTGTTTGAAGATAGTAAAGGACAGATTTGGGTGGGAAGCGGGCCAGAACACCTTAATGTGTATAGCCCAGTGTCTAAATCATATCGCCACTATGAATACAAGCATCTTGTGGATAAGCCGGTCAATGTTGAAACCGTAATAGAGTCGATAATCGAGGATGACAAGGGTAGAATTTATTTTGGTATCAACACGAATTATGGTGAAGAGATTAAAAACGGACTTTTATATATGGATACAGAAGACGAATCCATCAAACGATTTGAAATGCCCGGGGGAAAACCCATAAATAATGTGTATCAAATTACCAAAGATCCAGAAGGATGTATTTGGCTACTAAGCTATGACGGAATGTTTAAACTCGATAAAGAAGGAAAAATCTACAAGATTGGTTCACTAGGAGAAACATTCGGAAAAAACGACGAATACCCTTCCGATATCCAATTTAAAAAGAACGGACATGCTTGGATAGTGAGCACAAGCTCGAGCTTATATGATTTTAATCCTGTTGATTCTACCTTAAAAAAAATATTCACTCCAAAAAAAGCCTTAAATAATTCGATCTTTAACAGCTTGGTGTTGGACAGCCTTGAAAATGTGTGGTTCACCACCAACAATGGATTAGCCCGTTATGAGGAAGGAAAAAAAAGTTTTGAATTCTTCACTAATGAAACAGGACAATCGCCGATTACTATCTTAAAATTTGATGGGTTTGGTTCACTGTGGTTAGGAACAGCTGCTGATGGATTATTTAAATATGATAAAAGAGCCGTATTTCAGTCCTACAGCTATGATAGATCCAATATTTCTGGTTCTCTCACTGCTGGGTGGGTCAATAATATTATTGAGACGAAGGATAAAAAAATATGGATAACCACTTCCGGTTCTACTCAGGATGCAGGCCTCACCGTTTTTGATCAGAAAACAAATATCCTCCAACCACTTCCATATACTTCTTTTTTTCCTAATTTTTATGAAATTTCAGCAATAAAAGAAAATGCTCAGAACGAGTTACTAATGACCAGCCCCTTTAGGGGTGTTTTCAAATTCGATACCAAAAGGAAAACCCTTAAAAAATTTGAAACCCCAGGAATGGATAGTAATCTTCATATCACCCAATTCTATCAGGATAGCAATGGCAATGAATGGATATGTAGTTATAAAGGACTTTATAAAAAAGCGTTAGGTAAAGAAGCATATATAAATTATGATTTGAGCAAAATTAGTGACAGTAACGCATCAAGCAACGAAATAACCCGCTGCTTTGAAAGTGCTAGACATGGATTATGGTTACTGACCAATAACGGTTTGTTTTTGTACAATTATAAAACGGATACCATAGAACGCCACGGTTATGATATAGATTCCGGAGACATCTTCCTATCACAAGACATCAACTCATTTTACGAACAGCCTGATGGAATAACCTGGGTAGGCACTTGGCAAGGAGGACTTAGCCGCTATGATCGTTATACAAAGAAGATAAGGACATTTACCCATAATAATGGATTACCTTCAATGAGCATTCAGGGTATATTGTCAGATGACAAAAACAAAAGCCTATGGTTAAGTACCTTCGACGGATTGAGCAGGTTCGATATTGAGGCTGAACAATTTAGTAATTATTCTACTGCCGATGGTATACAGGGGCAACTTTTTGCTGATGGTGCCTACCTTAAAACATCGGAAGGAGAATTCATATTTGGAGGCTCCAATGGGATAACACTCTTTAAGCCCGAAAACATTAAAAAAAATTCCCCTCCGCCAAAAGTCTTTTTGACCGACCTTAAGTTGTTCAATAAATCAATTATTCCGGGTGAGAGGTCAATTTTAAAAAAGCCGATCTATGACACCGATGAAATTCTATTGGCCTATGACCAAAATAATATTGCAATTGAGTTTACAATTCTACACTATGCCAATCCGACAAAGAACAAATTTTCATATAAACTCGAAAACTATGATAATGAATGGCGCGAGGGCAGCAGCCGTCAAGATGCCTATTATCCTGACCTTGGGCCTGGCACTTACGTCTTTCGAGTTAAAGGAGCCAACAATAATGGTGTTTGGAACGAGAAAGGCGCCGTATTATCTATAACGGTATCTCCGCCTTGTTGGCTTACTAAATGGGCATATTTTGCCTATGTCCTAATCTTTATAGGTGGGGTTTTTGCCGCCAATCGGTTTTTCCGCCACCGGGTTATCGTAAGCGAACGTAAAAAATCACAGGTTCGAGAATTGGAACAGGCTAAGGAAATAGAAAAAGCATATCATAAATTAGAGCAAAGCCATAAAACCTTAAAAGCCACACAATCCCAACTTATCCAATCCGAAAAAATGGCAAGTTTGGGAGAACTGACTGCCGGCATTGCCCATGAAATCCAGAATCCCTTAAATTTTGTCAATAATTTTTCAGAGGTAAGTTCTGAATTGGTGCAGGAAATCAAAGAATCAAGAACCAAAAGCCAGGCTCTTCGGCAAAGCTCAGGAGCAGAAGCGAGATCTAAGGAAGACGAGTTGGAAGATGAAATTCTGGATGACATTAAACAGAATCTTGAAAAAATCAACCATCACGGTAAACGTGCCGATGCTATCGTAAAAGGCATGCTCGCCCACAGCCGCAGTAGTTCCGGGGAAAAAGTACCAACTGACCTTAATGCCCTGGCCGAAGAATATTTACGGCTAAGTTACCACGGGTTAAGAGCTAAGGATAAATCCTTCAATGCAGATTTTTCAACCGACTTCGACCCTAGCCTCTCAAAAATCCATATAGTACCACAGGAAATTGGGAGGGCGTTGCTAAATCTTATTAATAATGCTTTCCAAGCCGTTAGTGAAGTTAAAAATCCAAAAGTTATTGTTGCGACCAAACAATTAGGCAATGTTGTTCAAATTACTGTTTCAGACAATGGTCCTGGCATTCCCAATACCATAAAGGACAAAATCTTTCAGCCCTTTTTTACCACCAAACCTACCGGGCAGGGAACCGGTTTGGGTTTGAGTCTAAGTTATGACATTGTCAGAGCTCATGGCGGTGAATTAAATGTATCAACAATTGAAGGAGAAGGCAGCGAATTTAGTATTTTAATACCTGTAAAGTAA
- a CDS encoding His Kinase A (phospho-acceptor) domain-containing protein produces MFKQFYTPIKNNLLTIFLAPQSFVSFSQIRALLLLMALLFFNLSCKETYEAPELPNSSSENVEPIKGSFRLIHNDTLTWTEHPFAGLEAFPNRPFSLETVESNFFELENSDSISGTFQQKAIDWENLETKPLNFEEWPKETLQFKVKELGAPKITKAGGLTLNQASSVGVTSIGSDFGIDGNIPGLMKDSKGFIWFGSSNSIIKYDGNNLEFYGSSQGLSLTTVELLFEDSRGLYWLGGPNFIKAIDFENSLVYELETGFDVTINYDIKEDHQGRIWIANNRVGFTVIDLKENTIRQFTQKQGLIGTLSEHVFIDDDGSVLLSTSGGINILDFKEGTNRIIPPEQLLGGIGVGLTAKNNSGDYFIVSAEGINILNKGKDSITFIGKENIDENFKGLLQVVLDENENVWVGTDFGYLYKIDIKKNVYRSYTLDPRQARVVYHLVFDGNDQLWAGLVVGGGVFVVDLKDTQPANITPERGLGDPNVWGTLQAQDRKKWIGTYGGIDIIDLEDKSIKHLDVEQGLLDNRNSQLYQSSDGRIWGYSPSVGISIIDQQNRRIYRLSNKDFLNGANPSHLIEWEANKFLLGTTQGQIFIIDLNNNSLRSVQINEPSTTNRIYELIKVDENHVWVATREGGTFKLNLDNGLIQKVVGNNIVDINRNYSMLSENGNVWIATLQGIHLLDFSDNSSYTFTIAQGLPANDVYDLVENNGIIYAGTSLGLAIISRNEEAPLAESSWNIQTIGREQGLAHMDFDQNSMSIDENGRIWGGVDSQALTVIEVPEKENTQTETVITGLTINDQRKDFLRRSEQFFSRGNDTVWTTDGLSYKFATDYFESTETDISGIKYQGPTGPFNLPKELKLPPDQNFLTFNYHAFQFRDQGNLKYTYFLEGIDRNWSEATNQTHSENYRDLPPGDYVFKVASKNLYSDWSEPANFSFTILPKWWQTWWAKLLLVVVLSLILWSVIWYRSQWLKRENKILEQKVSDRTEQLRNKIQQLKSTQSQLIQSEKMASLGELTAGIAHEIQNPLNFVNNFSDINKELIDEMQEEIRKGQYEEALLISEDIKSNEEKIIHHGKRADSIVKGMLQHSRNSVGQREKVDINLLCDEYLRLAYHGLRAKDKSFNATLLTNFEPALGKVEIVPQDVGRVILNILNNAFYAVKEKIATAPSGYVPTVEISTAKKGNSILIVIKDNGNGIPIHVRDKIFQPFYTTKTAGNGTGLGLSLSYDIVKAHGGELKLETKEGDGTTFIVVLPND; encoded by the coding sequence ATGTTCAAACAATTCTACACACCGATAAAAAACAATCTCCTTACGATTTTTTTGGCACCTCAAAGTTTTGTTTCGTTCTCGCAAATAAGAGCCTTGCTCCTACTCATGGCGCTCCTCTTCTTCAATTTGAGTTGCAAAGAGACTTACGAAGCACCAGAACTTCCAAATTCATCTTCGGAAAATGTAGAACCCATTAAGGGCAGCTTTAGATTGATCCATAACGATACGCTCACTTGGACCGAACATCCGTTTGCTGGGCTCGAAGCATTCCCCAATAGGCCATTCTCATTAGAAACAGTTGAAAGCAATTTTTTTGAGCTAGAAAATTCCGATTCCATATCCGGCACGTTTCAACAAAAAGCGATAGACTGGGAAAATCTGGAGACCAAACCCTTAAATTTTGAAGAATGGCCTAAGGAAACTCTGCAATTTAAGGTCAAAGAGCTAGGGGCGCCTAAAATTACCAAGGCTGGGGGACTTACGCTAAACCAAGCATCTTCGGTAGGAGTTACTTCCATTGGAAGCGATTTTGGTATTGATGGCAATATCCCGGGACTTATGAAGGACAGCAAAGGCTTTATATGGTTCGGTAGTAGCAATTCCATCATAAAATACGACGGCAACAATCTTGAATTCTATGGGTCTTCCCAAGGATTATCCCTCACTACTGTAGAACTATTGTTTGAAGATTCTAGAGGGCTTTATTGGCTAGGGGGACCAAATTTCATAAAGGCCATCGATTTTGAGAACAGTCTGGTTTATGAACTGGAAACGGGTTTTGATGTTACAATAAATTACGATATAAAGGAGGATCACCAAGGACGTATCTGGATTGCTAACAATCGCGTGGGCTTTACCGTCATCGATCTAAAGGAAAACACGATAAGACAGTTCACACAGAAGCAAGGTTTGATAGGGACATTGTCAGAACATGTATTTATCGATGACGATGGTTCGGTGTTGTTAAGTACATCGGGCGGAATAAATATTCTGGATTTTAAAGAGGGGACAAATAGGATCATACCACCGGAACAATTGCTAGGAGGGATCGGGGTAGGTCTTACCGCTAAAAACAATAGCGGAGACTATTTTATAGTTAGTGCGGAAGGAATCAATATTTTAAACAAAGGCAAAGACTCCATCACTTTTATTGGCAAGGAAAACATCGATGAAAATTTTAAGGGTCTTCTACAGGTTGTATTGGATGAAAATGAAAACGTATGGGTGGGAACCGATTTTGGATATTTATATAAGATTGATATAAAAAAGAATGTTTATAGATCTTACACTTTGGACCCTAGACAGGCGCGGGTAGTGTATCATCTGGTCTTCGACGGAAATGACCAGCTATGGGCTGGTCTGGTGGTGGGGGGTGGTGTCTTTGTGGTTGACCTAAAGGACACGCAACCCGCCAATATTACACCTGAAAGGGGATTAGGGGACCCCAACGTATGGGGAACTTTACAGGCCCAAGACAGAAAAAAATGGATCGGGACCTACGGAGGTATAGATATCATTGATCTAGAAGATAAATCAATCAAACATCTGGATGTTGAGCAGGGTCTTCTCGATAATCGAAATAGCCAGCTTTACCAATCCTCGGACGGAAGGATATGGGGATACTCTCCTTCTGTTGGCATCAGCATCATTGACCAACAAAATCGAAGGATCTACCGGCTATCGAATAAAGATTTTCTTAACGGTGCCAATCCTTCACATCTTATAGAATGGGAGGCGAATAAATTTTTATTGGGCACTACCCAAGGACAGATTTTTATCATTGACCTAAATAACAACAGTCTGCGCTCTGTACAGATAAATGAACCCTCCACCACTAATCGCATCTACGAACTGATTAAAGTTGACGAAAATCATGTTTGGGTCGCCACCAGGGAAGGGGGCACATTTAAATTAAATCTGGACAATGGCCTGATTCAAAAGGTAGTCGGAAACAATATTGTTGACATCAATAGAAACTATTCAATGCTTTCCGAAAACGGTAACGTATGGATCGCAACTTTACAGGGCATCCATTTATTGGATTTTTCAGACAATAGTAGCTATACCTTTACTATCGCTCAAGGGCTCCCGGCGAATGATGTTTATGATCTTGTCGAAAATAACGGCATTATCTATGCCGGCACGTCGCTGGGACTTGCCATCATTTCTAGGAATGAAGAAGCGCCATTAGCTGAGTCTTCCTGGAATATACAAACTATCGGGCGTGAACAGGGATTGGCTCATATGGATTTTGATCAAAATAGTATGAGCATAGATGAAAATGGCCGGATTTGGGGAGGGGTGGATAGTCAGGCGCTTACCGTAATAGAAGTGCCAGAAAAGGAAAATACGCAAACTGAAACTGTAATCACAGGCCTTACTATTAATGATCAAAGGAAGGATTTCCTACGCCGTTCGGAACAATTCTTTTCCAGAGGTAACGACACGGTCTGGACAACCGATGGTCTTAGCTATAAATTTGCCACGGATTATTTTGAATCAACCGAAACAGACATCTCCGGAATAAAATACCAGGGCCCAACTGGGCCATTCAATTTACCCAAAGAGCTAAAGTTACCCCCGGACCAGAATTTCCTTACCTTCAATTATCATGCGTTTCAATTTCGGGATCAGGGTAACCTTAAATATACCTATTTTCTAGAAGGTATAGACCGTAACTGGAGCGAGGCCACTAACCAAACTCATTCTGAAAACTACAGGGATCTGCCCCCAGGTGATTATGTCTTCAAGGTCGCCTCCAAAAACCTTTATTCCGATTGGAGCGAGCCTGCCAACTTCTCATTTACTATACTTCCAAAATGGTGGCAAACTTGGTGGGCAAAACTATTACTTGTGGTAGTGCTTTCACTCATTCTATGGTCGGTGATTTGGTATAGATCACAATGGCTGAAAAGAGAAAATAAGATTCTAGAACAAAAGGTAAGCGACAGGACCGAACAATTACGAAATAAAATACAACAGCTAAAATCTACCCAATCCCAACTGATACAATCAGAAAAAATGGCAAGCTTAGGAGAGCTTACCGCTGGTATTGCTCATGAAATTCAGAATCCGCTGAACTTTGTAAACAATTTTTCCGACATCAATAAAGAGCTGATAGACGAAATGCAAGAAGAGATTAGAAAAGGCCAATATGAAGAAGCTCTATTGATTTCAGAAGATATTAAAAGCAATGAAGAAAAGATTATCCATCATGGTAAACGGGCAGATTCTATTGTAAAAGGAATGCTTCAACACAGTAGAAATTCTGTGGGACAAAGAGAAAAAGTCGATATTAATTTGCTTTGTGATGAATATTTGCGTCTGGCCTACCACGGACTTAGGGCCAAGGATAAATCCTTCAACGCAACCTTACTTACAAATTTTGAGCCTGCTCTTGGTAAAGTTGAAATTGTCCCTCAAGACGTAGGTCGAGTCATTTTGAATATACTTAACAATGCATTTTATGCCGTGAAGGAAAAAATAGCAACTGCGCCTAGTGGCTATGTCCCAACTGTCGAAATTAGTACCGCTAAAAAAGGAAATAGCATTCTTATAGTAATAAAGGACAACGGTAATGGGATTCCGATCCACGTTAGGGATAAGATTTTTCAACCATTTTATACGACAAAAACTGCTGGAAATGGCACTGGTTTAGGTTTATCCTTGAGTTATGATATTGTTAAGGCACATGGCGGGGAATTGAAATTGGAGACGAAAGAAGGTGATGGAACAACATTTATAGTAGTCTTACCGAATGACTGA
- a CDS encoding His Kinase A (phospho-acceptor) domain-containing protein produces MMIKSIFFILLFFPLLLIGQQSKVKIDSLKQELYNATTDSSKLRVYERLAEGIRFSNTKASLAYSDQALDLAKKSADKTKYAQILSLKGATLLEIGRIPESLEAQFESLQISEESKDTATTALILNRIGNTHMELGDYPQANKFYILSKDLFAKIDDNTEFNELSNIGNIYELMGVSDSAMYYQQGVIDYINSKQFIRDGKVTVPEAMFRMGNALKLNGDTLQALNYYKKGIVEAYHDNDNRNLAMNNLLLARLYQNLNQPDSSLKYTKAALEAGNSVLFRKGIYEASLMLSELYSKEGKYDSAYAYISKANIQKDSLTGNNQILDLQRIVLREQEQRRSKEALAIQEMNTFKQYALLAGLVVFLIIAFILYYNNRQKQKSNKTLTTTLTNLKATQSQLIQSEKMASLGELTAGIAHEIQNPLNFVNNFSEVSNELLQEIQEERNKRKEERDEELVGEILHDIKQNLEKINHHGKRADAIVKGMLQHSRSSSGEKQLTDINALCDEYLRLAYHGLRAKDKSFNATLETDFDTSLKKINIVPQEMGRVILNLINNAFYAVSEKKSQMEDDGTYDFDPTVKISTNKTANGLEIKVKDNGNGMPKSVQEKIFHPFFTTKPSGKGTGLGLSLSYDIIKAHNGQINVQTLEGENTNFTILLPY; encoded by the coding sequence ATGATGATAAAGAGCATTTTCTTCATATTGCTATTTTTTCCATTATTGTTAATTGGTCAGCAGTCTAAAGTGAAAATCGACAGTCTTAAACAGGAATTGTATAACGCTACAACAGATAGTTCTAAGCTAAGGGTTTATGAAAGACTAGCTGAAGGTATCCGTTTTTCTAATACTAAAGCGTCTTTAGCTTATTCAGACCAAGCGTTAGACTTGGCAAAAAAATCGGCGGATAAGACCAAATATGCTCAAATATTATCCCTTAAAGGTGCCACTTTATTAGAAATTGGGAGAATTCCTGAATCATTGGAAGCACAGTTCGAGTCATTGCAGATTAGTGAGGAATCGAAGGATACAGCTACCACTGCTTTGATTTTGAATCGTATAGGAAATACCCATATGGAGTTGGGAGATTATCCACAAGCAAATAAATTTTATATCCTATCAAAAGATCTCTTTGCCAAAATTGATGATAATACAGAATTCAATGAATTGTCAAACATTGGGAATATCTATGAATTGATGGGCGTTTCCGATTCCGCTATGTATTACCAGCAAGGTGTTATCGACTATATCAATTCTAAACAATTTATAAGAGATGGAAAAGTAACCGTGCCCGAAGCAATGTTTAGAATGGGTAATGCCTTAAAGCTAAATGGAGATACACTACAGGCGTTAAATTATTATAAAAAAGGAATTGTGGAAGCATATCACGACAATGACAATCGCAACCTAGCCATGAACAACCTGCTGTTGGCAAGGTTATACCAGAATTTAAACCAGCCAGATTCTAGCCTAAAATATACAAAGGCTGCTTTAGAGGCAGGCAATTCAGTCTTATTCAGGAAAGGAATTTATGAAGCATCCCTCATGTTAAGTGAGCTATACAGTAAGGAAGGTAAATATGACAGTGCCTACGCTTATATTTCAAAAGCAAATATTCAAAAAGATAGTCTTACAGGTAATAATCAAATTCTGGACTTACAACGTATTGTTTTAAGGGAGCAAGAGCAACGACGTTCAAAGGAAGCGCTGGCAATTCAAGAAATGAACACATTTAAACAGTATGCATTATTAGCTGGTCTTGTTGTTTTTTTGATTATAGCTTTTATACTTTACTACAACAATCGACAAAAACAAAAATCCAATAAGACTTTAACAACAACCTTGACCAATTTAAAAGCGACACAATCCCAACTCATCCAATCCGAAAAAATGGCCAGTTTGGGCGAATTGACGGCAGGCATTGCCCACGAAATTCAAAACCCGTTAAACTTCGTCAATAATTTTTCTGAGGTAAGCAACGAACTATTACAAGAAATCCAAGAGGAAAGAAACAAGAGAAAAGAAGAAAGAGATGAAGAATTGGTTGGAGAAATATTGCATGACATCAAACAAAACTTAGAAAAAATAAACCATCATGGCAAACGTGCAGATGCTATTGTAAAAGGAATGCTGCAGCACAGCAGGAGTAGCAGCGGCGAAAAACAGCTGACCGATATCAATGCACTCTGTGACGAATATTTGCGCCTCGCATATCACGGGCTCCGAGCCAAGGACAAATCGTTTAATGCCACTCTTGAAACCGATTTTGATACAAGCCTTAAAAAAATAAATATCGTTCCACAAGAAATGGGACGCGTTATCTTGAATCTCATTAACAATGCATTTTATGCGGTTTCGGAGAAAAAATCACAAATGGAAGACGATGGAACTTATGACTTTGATCCAACAGTAAAGATTTCCACAAATAAAACTGCCAATGGCCTGGAAATTAAGGTTAAGGACAACGGAAATGGAATGCCCAAATCTGTACAAGAAAAGATATTCCACCCCTTCTTTACTACCAAACCATCCGGCAAAGGAACGGGCTTGGGATTATCATTGAGTTATGATATCATTAAGGCGCACAACGGTCAAATAAATGTCCAAACCCTAGAAGGGGAAAATACTAATTTTACTATCTTATTACCTTATTGA